One genomic segment of Vulpes vulpes isolate BD-2025 chromosome 2, VulVul3, whole genome shotgun sequence includes these proteins:
- the MTHFD2L gene encoding bifunctional methylenetetrahydrofolate dehydrogenase/cyclohydrolase 2, mitochondrial isoform X9: protein MAVPARGVSLVGGRLSRAPALGGGPALPLGASRGLRSSGVRTSREKRFHLPEVATVCLLTCPHPQSSF, encoded by the exons ATGGCGGTGCCGGCCCGCGGCGTCTCCCTGGTCGGCGGCCGCCTGAGCCGCGCGCCGGCGCTGGGTGGGGGCCCCGCGCTGCCCCTGGGGGCGTCCCGCGGCCTTCGGAGCAGCGGCGTGAG GACCAGCAGAGAGAAGAGATTCCATCTTCCAGAGGTCGCCACTGTCTGCCTCCTCACTTGTCCCCATCCTCAGTCATCTTTTTGA